A single genomic interval of Fibrobacter sp. UWB13 harbors:
- a CDS encoding peptide chain release factor 3, translating into MNPEIEKRRTFAIVSHPDAGKTTITEKFLWYGNVIREAGHVRAKANKSYTVSDWMKIEQQRGISVSSSVLNFPFEGCMFNLVDTPGHQDFCEDTYRALTAVDAALVLIDSVNGVEKQTIRLMNVCRMRHTPIITFINKMDLDGRHVLDLLDQIESVLQIKTAPFTLPIGVGKLFKGVYSIAENTFHTFNPDDGKQEIIQMEGPDDPRLVELCGENWVNQFKEEYEMVTGGMDPFDHEKFLKGEMCPVFFGSAVNNFGVRQLLNAFAKLAPPPMIRDTDKRPVKPDEDAFSAFVFKIQANMDPKHRDRTAFLRICSGSFTRGEKVFHVRTGRDIRLAAPTAFLAKDKEVIDHAWAGDIVGINDPGLFRIGDTLTDGEKMNFTGIPDFAPEHFARVTLLNPLKSKQMAKGLAELSEEGATQLYEPLKSAVPVVGVVGELQFDVLKFRLQSEYGADVQLDRVPAHCIRWVKGPEEDVGKFADEYAGDCMMDKERNLVCLFPNEYRLNLALKNYERLSFAETSQG; encoded by the coding sequence ATGAATCCAGAAATTGAAAAACGCCGCACTTTCGCTATTGTCAGCCACCCTGACGCCGGTAAAACCACCATCACCGAAAAGTTCCTGTGGTACGGGAACGTGATTCGCGAGGCTGGTCACGTGCGCGCGAAAGCCAACAAGAGCTACACTGTTAGTGACTGGATGAAGATTGAACAGCAGCGTGGTATTTCTGTTTCGAGTTCCGTGCTGAACTTCCCGTTTGAAGGTTGCATGTTCAACCTCGTCGATACCCCGGGGCATCAGGACTTCTGCGAAGACACGTACCGTGCGCTCACCGCTGTGGATGCCGCTTTGGTGCTTATCGATAGCGTGAACGGTGTTGAAAAGCAGACGATTCGTTTGATGAATGTCTGCCGCATGCGCCACACGCCGATTATCACGTTCATCAACAAGATGGACTTGGATGGCCGCCATGTGCTTGACTTGCTCGACCAGATTGAAAGCGTTTTGCAGATCAAGACCGCTCCGTTTACGCTCCCGATTGGCGTCGGTAAGCTTTTCAAGGGCGTCTATTCCATCGCCGAAAATACGTTCCACACGTTCAACCCGGACGATGGCAAGCAAGAAATTATCCAGATGGAAGGCCCGGATGATCCGCGCTTGGTTGAACTTTGCGGTGAAAACTGGGTGAACCAGTTCAAGGAAGAATACGAAATGGTCACGGGCGGTATGGATCCGTTCGACCACGAAAAGTTCCTCAAGGGCGAAATGTGCCCGGTGTTCTTTGGTTCTGCCGTGAACAACTTCGGTGTGCGCCAGCTTTTGAACGCTTTTGCAAAACTCGCTCCGCCGCCGATGATCCGCGACACCGACAAGCGCCCGGTCAAGCCGGACGAAGACGCTTTCAGCGCATTTGTCTTCAAGATTCAGGCCAACATGGACCCGAAACACCGCGACCGCACGGCATTCCTCCGCATTTGCTCGGGCAGCTTTACCCGTGGCGAAAAGGTTTTCCACGTGCGTACGGGCCGTGACATCCGCTTGGCTGCTCCGACCGCCTTCCTCGCTAAGGACAAGGAAGTCATTGACCACGCCTGGGCGGGCGACATTGTGGGTATCAACGACCCGGGACTTTTCCGCATTGGCGATACGCTCACGGACGGCGAAAAGATGAATTTCACGGGTATCCCGGACTTTGCTCCGGAACATTTTGCCCGCGTGACGCTCTTGAACCCGCTCAAGTCTAAGCAGATGGCGAAGGGCCTTGCTGAACTTTCGGAAGAAGGTGCAACGCAGCTCTATGAACCGCTCAAGTCCGCAGTGCCTGTCGTGGGCGTCGTGGGTGAACTCCAGTTCGACGTGCTTAAGTTCCGTTTGCAGAGTGAATACGGTGCCGATGTGCAACTCGACCGTGTGCCTGCCCATTGCATCCGCTGGGTGAAAGGCCCTGAAGAAGATGTGGGCAAGTTTGCCGATGAATACGCCGGCGATTGCATGATGGACAAGGAACGCAATCTCGTTTGCTTGTTCCCGAACGAATACCGCCTGAATCTTGCGCTCAAAAACTACGAACGATTGAGCTTCGCTGAAACCTCGCAGGGGTAA
- the lysS gene encoding lysine--tRNA ligase, translating into MAMQDMNDQVMARLAKLDKFKEMGVDAYPHKFNRTHDSKVLKDNKDALMASKEPVAFAGRVVRFNRKGKMCFMHLKDRYGRLQVVVARDEVGEENYEIVKMTDLGDFIGVNGTMFETQSGEYSVRAEKVTMLSKAVRPLPVAKEKVDENGNKVVFNEFADVDTRYRQRYIDMALNDDVKEVFIKRSKIMQAIREYLIEKGFIEVETPTLQPIYGGANARPFTTHHNACDMTLYLRVAPELYLKRCIIGGMEKVFEFCKNFRNEGMDRTHSPEFTGLEFYEAYADYNDMMVHFENIYERACIAANGTTKVNYQGKEIDFKAPWPRYSMIEAIEKFGGIKVNDMSDDEIKAKMEELGGHLDGEFTRGRGILELFDLTVEGKLIQPTIIKDMPTESTPLCKKHRTTAGLIEQFEPYANGWELGNAYTELNDPIRQRELLEDQVRRGRGGEGETHPMDENFMHAVESGLPPTGGVGFGIDRMVMLLTNQQTIRDVQLFPLMKPEV; encoded by the coding sequence ATGGCAATGCAAGATATGAATGACCAGGTGATGGCTCGCTTGGCTAAGCTCGACAAGTTCAAGGAAATGGGTGTAGATGCTTATCCGCACAAGTTTAACAGGACCCATGATTCCAAGGTTTTGAAGGATAACAAGGATGCCTTGATGGCTTCTAAGGAACCGGTTGCATTTGCCGGCCGCGTGGTGCGTTTCAATCGCAAGGGCAAGATGTGCTTTATGCACCTCAAGGACCGCTATGGTCGCTTGCAGGTTGTGGTTGCCCGTGACGAAGTGGGCGAAGAAAACTACGAAATCGTGAAGATGACCGACCTCGGTGACTTCATCGGCGTGAACGGTACGATGTTCGAAACGCAGAGTGGTGAATACTCTGTGCGTGCCGAAAAGGTCACGATGCTTTCGAAGGCTGTGCGCCCGCTCCCGGTCGCTAAGGAAAAGGTCGACGAAAACGGCAACAAGGTCGTGTTCAACGAATTTGCCGACGTGGACACCCGCTACCGCCAGCGCTATATCGACATGGCTTTGAACGACGATGTGAAGGAAGTCTTCATCAAGCGTTCCAAGATCATGCAGGCTATTCGTGAATACCTCATCGAAAAGGGTTTCATCGAAGTCGAAACCCCGACGCTCCAGCCGATTTACGGTGGTGCTAACGCTCGTCCATTTACGACGCACCACAATGCTTGCGACATGACGCTTTACTTGCGCGTGGCTCCGGAACTTTACCTCAAGCGCTGCATCATCGGCGGTATGGAAAAGGTTTTCGAGTTCTGCAAGAACTTCCGCAACGAAGGCATGGACCGTACGCATAGCCCGGAATTCACCGGCCTCGAATTCTACGAAGCCTACGCCGACTACAACGACATGATGGTGCACTTCGAAAACATTTACGAACGCGCTTGCATTGCCGCTAACGGTACGACCAAGGTCAACTACCAGGGCAAGGAAATCGACTTCAAGGCTCCGTGGCCGCGCTACAGCATGATTGAAGCCATTGAAAAGTTCGGTGGCATCAAGGTCAACGACATGAGCGACGACGAAATCAAGGCCAAGATGGAAGAACTCGGCGGTCACCTCGATGGTGAATTCACTCGTGGCCGTGGCATCTTGGAACTCTTCGATCTCACGGTTGAAGGCAAGCTCATCCAGCCGACGATCATCAAGGACATGCCGACGGAAAGCACTCCGCTCTGCAAGAAGCACCGCACGACTGCAGGCCTCATTGAACAGTTCGAACCGTATGCCAACGGCTGGGAACTCGGTAACGCTTACACCGAACTTAACGACCCGATCCGTCAGCGCGAACTCCTCGAAGACCAGGTGCGTCGTGGCCGTGGTGGTGAAGGTGAAACCCACCCGATGGACGAAAACTTCATGCATGCTGTGGAAAGCGGTCTTCCGCCGACGGGCGGCGTGGGCTTTGGCATCGACCGCATGGTCATGCTCCTCACGAACCAGCAGACTATCCGCGACGTGCAGCTCTTCCCGCTCATGAAGCCGGAAGTGTAG
- a CDS encoding ATP-dependent Clp protease ATP-binding subunit has translation MADINGIFSAKAKAALQAARIAARNLGSDCVTVEHLLFGLVREDSGVASETLKALKVNLTELSETIQRALSTNGGLMTVGGDSHGGLLTFTGQCKAVLYNAAKIAKEEGVQFIGPEHLMLAILQQTDSPAAATLSTYNVTFENYQEMLMQIKRQADGQPMDDGQSDDEPRERYTQTRQANPQSRSKTPILEHFGRDLTAMARAGKLDPIIGREAEIERLIQILCRRKKNNPALIGEPGVGKTAIIEGLALKIVQRKIPDLLANKRVVTLDVAAMVAGTKYRGQFEERVKGLIMELQRVGNSVILFIDELHTIVGAGGSEGSLDASNIFKPALARGELQCIGATTFDEYRKYIEKDPALERRFQTIIVNPPTVEDSIQILEGLRPKYEQHHNVHYTPDAVRAAVELGERYISERFLPDKAIDVLDEAGARVRLNSIKIPQDLQNMEDELGECLHKKEEAVANQDYTSAAQLRAREEELQNSIAERKKQLQSEESETPIVDDNVIRDVISKMTGIPVRRLGGEEAQKLIHLGDEIKQRVIGQDQAVDAIVKSIRRSRAGIRNNKRPMGSFLFLGPTGVGKTELAKVLCKELFGSEDSLVRIDMSEYMEKHSVSRLIGAPPGYVGFEDGGGQLSEKVRKHPYSVVLLDEIEKAHPDIYNLLLQILDDGILTDSYGRKINFKNTIIIMTSNAGAREVRHSSGMGFTKMGETDDYERMETAIREEVKRVFSPEFLNRVDEQIVFRALSKKDLVSVVDIQMGFLQKNLSDRGILLEMSQEAKEFVVNHNYDASLGARPIRRSIQNLVEDEIAEGLLLGTMTDFSTIYVGVENGKLSFKCEKIKS, from the coding sequence ATGGCAGATATTAACGGTATTTTTTCAGCTAAGGCAAAAGCAGCGCTGCAGGCGGCACGTATTGCGGCCCGCAATTTAGGGAGCGACTGCGTAACGGTAGAACACCTTTTGTTTGGTCTTGTTCGCGAGGATTCTGGTGTTGCCTCGGAAACGCTCAAGGCTTTGAAAGTCAACCTGACGGAACTCAGTGAGACAATTCAGCGTGCGCTGAGCACGAACGGTGGCCTCATGACGGTCGGTGGCGATTCTCATGGCGGTCTTTTGACATTTACGGGGCAGTGCAAGGCGGTGCTTTACAATGCCGCGAAGATTGCTAAGGAAGAGGGCGTCCAGTTCATTGGCCCGGAACACTTGATGCTTGCCATTTTGCAGCAGACCGATTCTCCGGCGGCAGCGACTCTCTCGACGTACAATGTGACGTTTGAAAACTATCAGGAAATGTTGATGCAGATCAAGCGCCAGGCTGATGGTCAACCGATGGATGACGGTCAGTCCGACGATGAACCGCGTGAACGTTATACGCAAACTCGTCAGGCGAATCCGCAGTCCCGTTCCAAGACGCCGATTCTCGAACACTTCGGTCGTGACCTCACGGCGATGGCTCGCGCTGGCAAGCTCGATCCGATTATCGGTCGTGAAGCTGAAATTGAACGTTTGATCCAGATTCTTTGCCGTCGTAAAAAGAACAACCCGGCGCTCATTGGCGAACCGGGCGTAGGTAAGACTGCGATTATCGAAGGCTTGGCACTCAAGATTGTGCAGCGCAAGATTCCGGATCTCTTGGCGAACAAGCGCGTTGTGACGCTTGACGTTGCCGCCATGGTGGCCGGTACAAAGTATCGTGGCCAGTTTGAAGAACGCGTGAAGGGCCTTATCATGGAACTCCAGCGCGTTGGCAATTCCGTGATTCTCTTTATCGATGAACTCCACACGATTGTGGGCGCTGGCGGCTCTGAAGGCAGCCTTGATGCATCGAACATCTTTAAGCCCGCTCTTGCTCGTGGCGAACTCCAGTGCATTGGCGCTACGACTTTTGACGAATACCGCAAGTACATCGAGAAGGACCCGGCTCTTGAACGTCGCTTCCAGACGATTATTGTGAATCCGCCGACGGTCGAAGATTCTATCCAGATTCTCGAAGGTCTCCGCCCGAAGTATGAACAACATCATAATGTTCATTACACTCCGGATGCCGTGCGTGCCGCTGTTGAACTTGGAGAACGCTATATTAGCGAACGCTTCTTGCCGGACAAGGCGATTGACGTGCTCGATGAAGCGGGCGCTCGTGTGCGCTTGAATTCTATCAAGATCCCGCAGGACTTGCAGAACATGGAAGACGAGCTTGGCGAATGCCTCCATAAAAAGGAAGAAGCTGTCGCCAACCAGGATTACACTTCGGCGGCCCAGCTCCGCGCTCGCGAAGAAGAATTGCAGAACAGCATTGCCGAACGCAAAAAGCAGTTGCAGAGCGAAGAATCTGAAACGCCGATTGTCGATGACAACGTTATCCGTGACGTCATCAGCAAGATGACGGGAATTCCGGTCCGCAGGCTTGGTGGCGAAGAAGCTCAAAAGCTCATCCACCTTGGCGATGAAATCAAGCAGCGCGTGATTGGTCAGGATCAGGCTGTGGATGCGATTGTGAAATCCATTCGCCGTAGCCGTGCAGGCATCCGCAATAACAAGCGCCCGATGGGAAGCTTCCTCTTCTTGGGCCCGACGGGTGTGGGTAAGACGGAACTCGCGAAGGTGCTTTGCAAGGAACTTTTCGGTAGCGAAGATTCGCTTGTGCGTATCGACATGAGCGAATACATGGAAAAGCATAGCGTGAGCCGCTTGATTGGCGCTCCTCCGGGATATGTGGGCTTTGAAGATGGCGGTGGCCAGCTGAGCGAAAAGGTTCGCAAGCATCCGTATTCTGTGGTGTTGCTCGACGAAATTGAAAAGGCGCACCCGGACATTTACAACTTGCTCCTCCAGATTTTGGACGATGGCATTTTGACGGATAGCTATGGCCGCAAGATCAACTTCAAGAATACGATTATCATCATGACGAGTAACGCGGGTGCTCGTGAAGTCCGCCATAGCAGTGGCATGGGCTTTACCAAGATGGGCGAGACCGACGATTACGAACGCATGGAAACCGCTATTCGCGAAGAAGTCAAGCGCGTGTTTTCTCCGGAATTTTTGAACCGCGTGGACGAACAGATTGTGTTCCGCGCCCTTTCAAAGAAGGACCTCGTTTCTGTCGTGGATATCCAGATGGGATTCTTGCAGAAGAATCTTTCCGATCGCGGTATCCTCTTGGAAATGAGCCAGGAAGCAAAGGAATTTGTCGTAAACCACAATTACGATGCTTCGCTGGGGGCACGCCCGATTCGTCGCTCCATCCAGAATCTGGTGGAAGACGAAATCGCCGAAGGGCTTTTGCTCGGGACGATGACGGACTTTTCCACGATTTACGTGGGCGTCGAAAACGGCAAACTCTCGTTCAAGTGCGAAAAGATTAAGTCGTAG
- a CDS encoding FtsX-like permease family protein, whose amino-acid sequence MNKLELLIAWRYLGAQRKSLFVSLIGIFSMLGVSIGVFALVVALAAVNGFEEEVTAQMIGKDAHFELMAYNGNPIGPYDSLTQEVQKRVPDVVASSPFIVYKVGISSKKVNDGIVIYGIDPATAKGVTDIHKYIKWGEYSVDSLQDMGGKLRPGIILGTGLAARLRVVVGDKLVLQTFQSPDEAMSAGGPKMMMCVVSGIFETGTYEYDGNLAYVGISDLQKLLGMGNTVTGIQFRIKDHWKAGEAVDSMATWLSYPYYGMDWKSKNITLLKWMNYEKFIVAAVICLIILVAAFNIISSLIMVVIDKTKEIGILRSMGFSKAGVMRVFMLMGSFIGVGGTVVGGSIGLILCKLQEAYHFIKLPGDVYVIPYFPISVHAIDVILIFVIGIVLCVSATLLPAWKASRLDPVGAIRHE is encoded by the coding sequence ATGAACAAACTCGAACTCCTCATTGCTTGGCGTTACTTGGGGGCTCAACGCAAGAGCCTCTTTGTTTCGCTTATTGGTATTTTCAGTATGCTTGGCGTTTCCATTGGCGTGTTTGCGCTGGTGGTGGCGCTTGCGGCGGTCAACGGTTTCGAAGAAGAGGTCACGGCCCAGATGATTGGGAAGGACGCTCACTTTGAACTGATGGCGTACAATGGTAATCCGATTGGTCCGTACGACAGTCTCACGCAGGAAGTGCAAAAGCGCGTGCCTGACGTAGTCGCTTCGTCGCCGTTTATCGTTTACAAGGTGGGCATCAGCTCCAAGAAGGTGAACGATGGTATTGTCATTTACGGCATTGATCCGGCGACAGCCAAGGGCGTGACGGATATCCACAAGTACATCAAGTGGGGAGAATACTCTGTCGATAGTTTGCAGGACATGGGGGGCAAACTCCGTCCGGGAATTATTCTTGGGACTGGGCTTGCGGCGCGCTTGCGTGTTGTCGTTGGGGATAAGCTCGTGTTGCAGACGTTCCAGAGTCCGGACGAGGCGATGAGTGCTGGTGGCCCGAAGATGATGATGTGCGTGGTGAGCGGCATCTTCGAAACGGGCACTTATGAATATGATGGAAACCTTGCGTATGTCGGCATCTCGGATTTGCAGAAGTTGCTTGGCATGGGAAACACTGTGACCGGCATCCAGTTCCGCATCAAGGATCACTGGAAAGCAGGCGAGGCGGTCGATAGCATGGCGACTTGGCTCTCTTATCCGTACTACGGGATGGATTGGAAGTCCAAGAATATCACGCTCCTCAAGTGGATGAATTACGAAAAGTTCATTGTGGCGGCGGTGATTTGTTTGATTATCTTGGTCGCTGCATTCAACATCATTAGCTCGCTTATCATGGTGGTGATTGACAAGACGAAGGAAATCGGCATCTTGCGTAGCATGGGCTTTAGCAAGGCGGGCGTCATGCGTGTGTTCATGCTGATGGGAAGTTTCATTGGCGTGGGCGGTACCGTTGTGGGTGGCTCGATTGGGCTTATCTTGTGCAAACTGCAAGAGGCTTACCACTTCATTAAGTTGCCGGGCGATGTGTACGTGATTCCGTATTTCCCAATCTCGGTGCATGCGATTGACGTGATTTTGATTTTTGTGATTGGTATTGTTTTGTGCGTGTCCGCGACGCTTTTGCCGGCGTGGAAAGCAAGCCGCTTGGATCCTGTGGGGGCGATTAGACATGAGTAG
- a CDS encoding ABC transporter ATP-binding protein, translated as MSSLLQTVDLRRVFSETGEKLEILKGVNFSMDAGELVALTGSSGSGKSTFLNLVGMLDTPTSGEILFKGKPLSKFNSEERDMYHRSHVGFVFQFHHLLTEFTALENVCVPGRILGTPEKECRERAEMLLETVGLKERLKHLPRELSGGERQRIAIARALMNNPSLVFADEPSGNLDEANSAKLNELFGELNEKFHQAFLIVTHDEKLAQFAKRRVIMHNGVIQNAE; from the coding sequence ATGAGTAGTTTATTGCAAACAGTCGACCTTCGCAGAGTTTTCTCCGAGACGGGTGAAAAACTTGAAATCCTCAAAGGTGTGAATTTTTCGATGGATGCGGGCGAACTTGTGGCACTCACGGGTTCGTCGGGTTCTGGCAAATCGACGTTCTTGAATTTGGTCGGAATGCTTGACACTCCGACTTCGGGCGAGATTTTATTCAAGGGCAAACCGCTTAGCAAGTTCAATAGCGAAGAACGCGATATGTACCACCGCTCTCATGTGGGATTTGTGTTCCAGTTCCATCATTTGCTTACGGAATTTACGGCACTCGAAAACGTCTGTGTGCCGGGTCGCATTCTTGGGACTCCCGAAAAGGAATGCCGTGAACGTGCCGAAATGCTCTTGGAAACGGTCGGACTCAAGGAACGCCTCAAGCACTTGCCGCGTGAACTTTCGGGCGGTGAACGCCAGCGAATTGCAATTGCGCGTGCGCTCATGAACAACCCGTCTCTCGTTTTTGCAGATGAACCGAGCGGCAACTTGGACGAAGCGAATTCGGCGAAGTTGAACGAACTATTTGGCGAACTCAATGAAAAGTTCCATCAGGCGTTCTTGATTGTGACGCACGATGAAAAGCTTGCGCAGTTTGCAAAACGCCGTGTGATTATGCATAATGGTGTTATTCAGAATGCAGAGTAG
- a CDS encoding nucleoside monophosphate kinase, whose protein sequence is MSQISAVLIFGAPGSGKGTVGAKLAATTALKHLSTGDIFRGIAPSSESGKLLASYSSKGLLVPDEATVEIFGRFVEGLVNTNKLNPEKDTLLLDGIPRTVAQVDLIKPIVDVKHIFVLDIKDEATIVARLLNRAKIEGRKDDADENVIKNRLKVYKESTAKVLEKYDPKIISHIVGDNTPDEVFLDVLKAYVDFTKNA, encoded by the coding sequence ATGTCTCAGATTTCTGCAGTTCTTATCTTCGGTGCACCGGGTTCTGGCAAGGGCACTGTGGGCGCAAAGCTCGCCGCTACGACCGCTCTCAAGCACCTCTCCACGGGCGACATCTTCCGTGGCATCGCTCCGTCTAGCGAATCCGGCAAGCTCCTTGCTTCTTACTCCAGCAAGGGCCTCCTCGTTCCGGATGAAGCAACCGTTGAAATCTTCGGCCGCTTTGTCGAAGGCCTCGTGAACACGAACAAGCTCAACCCGGAAAAGGATACCCTCCTCCTCGACGGTATTCCTCGCACGGTTGCTCAGGTCGATCTCATCAAGCCGATCGTTGACGTGAAGCACATCTTCGTTCTCGACATCAAGGACGAAGCTACTATCGTTGCTCGCCTCCTCAACCGCGCCAAGATCGAAGGCCGTAAGGACGACGCTGACGAAAACGTCATCAAGAACCGTCTCAAGGTTTACAAGGAATCTACCGCTAAGGTTCTCGAAAAGTACGATCCGAAGATCATCAGCCACATCGTTGGCGACAACACTCCGGACGAAGTCTTCCTCGACGTGCTCAAGGCATACGTGGACTTCACGAAGAACGCTTAA
- a CDS encoding TIGR02147 family protein → MKPITEYKDYHPLIKDFYEDQKRTSYFSWREFAKLAGFSSPTYLRLVSEGKSNLSRVSMNRMISAMGLAGYEANYFIALVNFCNAKDDEAKKPYWKEMRQIALEFKVRVVDKEAVEYFDGWKNQVVRELAPMMNGATPGQMAKTCCNEISAAEVSKSLEFLTKAGFLKKGADGSYRQTEKNVTASKEGLAYAVHAMQHKMLQLASESIERFELQERSVSSVTLTVNRESYERIAQEIDAFRKKIAAMASETEDADQIYHLNMQLFPLTWKLNKDEVA, encoded by the coding sequence ATGAAACCGATAACAGAATACAAAGATTACCATCCCTTGATCAAGGATTTCTACGAAGATCAAAAGCGGACTTCGTATTTCTCCTGGCGGGAATTCGCGAAACTCGCGGGGTTTTCTTCACCGACTTACTTGCGACTTGTGAGTGAAGGCAAGAGCAATTTGAGCCGAGTGTCGATGAACCGCATGATTTCGGCAATGGGGCTTGCGGGCTATGAAGCGAACTACTTCATAGCGCTCGTCAATTTTTGCAACGCTAAGGATGACGAAGCCAAAAAGCCGTATTGGAAAGAAATGCGCCAGATTGCGCTTGAATTTAAAGTACGCGTCGTCGATAAGGAGGCTGTTGAATATTTCGATGGCTGGAAAAATCAGGTCGTTCGCGAACTTGCACCGATGATGAATGGGGCCACCCCAGGGCAGATGGCGAAAACGTGCTGCAATGAAATCTCCGCTGCCGAAGTCAGCAAGTCGCTTGAGTTCTTGACAAAAGCGGGGTTCCTTAAAAAAGGTGCGGACGGCTCGTACCGTCAAACCGAAAAGAACGTGACTGCGTCAAAGGAAGGCTTGGCCTATGCAGTACATGCGATGCAGCACAAAATGTTGCAACTTGCCAGTGAATCTATTGAACGCTTTGAACTGCAAGAGCGCAGCGTGTCGAGCGTGACCCTTACGGTCAATCGCGAAAGTTACGAACGTATTGCACAAGAAATCGATGCGTTCCGCAAAAAGATTGCCGCAATGGCATCGGAAACAGAAGATGCCGATCAAATCTATCATTTGAATATGCAGCTGTTCCCGCTAACATGGAAATTAAATAAAGATGAGGTGGCTTAG
- the leuB gene encoding 3-isopropylmalate dehydrogenase codes for MSKNYKIAVLPGDGIGPEVMKEAVRVLDVVSKKFGFDVNAEWANVGGAAYDESGSPLPESTLKLGEASDCILFGSVGGPKWEHLPPNLQPERGALLPLRKHFKLFCNLRPARVYKELAGACPLRADIVGDGFNILTVRELTGDVYFGQPKGREGVPGSKEEIGFDTMKYSRYEVERIARFAFDAAMLRNKKVASIDKANVLTTSVLWREVVNEVIKDYPELTLEHLYVDNAAMQLLKRPREFDVLLCPNLFGDILTDECAMLTGSMGLLPSASIAEGSFGLYEPAGGSAPDIAGKGIANPLAQILSVALMLRYTFKEEEAAKAIEAACEKVIAQGYRTGDIYQEGCTKVGTTGMGDAIIKALA; via the coding sequence ATGAGCAAGAATTACAAGATTGCAGTGCTCCCGGGCGACGGTATCGGTCCGGAAGTGATGAAAGAAGCTGTCCGCGTGTTGGACGTCGTTTCCAAGAAGTTCGGTTTCGACGTGAACGCCGAATGGGCAAACGTCGGTGGTGCAGCATACGACGAAAGCGGTTCTCCGCTTCCGGAAAGCACCCTCAAGCTCGGTGAAGCTTCTGACTGTATTCTTTTCGGTTCTGTCGGTGGCCCGAAGTGGGAACACCTTCCGCCGAACCTCCAGCCGGAACGCGGCGCACTCCTCCCGCTCCGCAAGCACTTCAAGCTTTTCTGCAACCTCCGCCCGGCCCGCGTTTACAAGGAACTCGCTGGCGCATGCCCGCTCCGTGCTGACATCGTTGGCGACGGTTTCAACATCCTCACCGTCCGCGAACTGACGGGTGACGTTTACTTTGGCCAGCCGAAGGGCCGCGAAGGCGTTCCGGGTTCCAAGGAAGAAATCGGTTTTGATACCATGAAGTACAGCCGCTACGAAGTCGAACGCATCGCTCGTTTCGCTTTCGACGCCGCTATGCTCCGCAACAAGAAAGTCGCTTCTATCGATAAGGCCAACGTGCTCACCACGAGCGTACTCTGGCGCGAAGTCGTGAACGAAGTCATCAAGGACTATCCGGAACTCACTCTTGAACACCTCTACGTGGACAACGCTGCCATGCAGCTCCTCAAGCGCCCGCGTGAATTCGACGTGCTCCTCTGCCCGAACCTCTTCGGCGACATCCTCACCGACGAATGCGCAATGCTCACTGGTTCCATGGGTCTCCTCCCGTCCGCTTCTATCGCCGAAGGTTCCTTCGGTCTCTACGAACCGGCCGGTGGTTCTGCTCCGGACATCGCAGGTAAGGGTATTGCTAACCCGCTCGCACAGATCCTCTCCGTGGCCCTCATGCTCCGCTACACCTTCAAGGAAGAAGAAGCTGCAAAGGCTATCGAAGCTGCTTGCGAAAAGGTCATAGCTCAGGGCTACCGCACTGGCGATATCTACCAAGAAGGCTGCACCAAGGTCGGCACAACTGGTATGGGTGATGCCATCATTAAAGCACTCGCATAA